In the Gossypium arboreum isolate Shixiya-1 chromosome 10, ASM2569848v2, whole genome shotgun sequence genome, one interval contains:
- the LOC108458074 gene encoding probable serine/threonine-protein kinase At1g54610: MGCVFGREVSGRPVGREERKREEIGRVSKRSEKGEEVVRDGSNSQRVEEEKAEEEEAAAAAAFAAKARAKRKSSRPNPRLSNPPRHVHGEQVAAGWPSWLSNVAGEAISGWTPRRADSFEKIDKIGQGTYSNVYKARDTLTGKVVALKKVRFDNLEPESVKFMAREIKILRRLDHPNVVKLEGLVTSRMSCSLYLVFEYMEHDLAGLAASPAIKFTESQVKCYMHQLLSGLEHCHNRHVLHRDIKGSNLLIDNGGVLKIADFGLASFFDPNHKQPMTSRVVTLWYRPPELLLGATDYGVGVDLWSAGCILAELLAGRPIMPGRTEVEQLHKIFKLCGSPSDEYWKKSKLPHATIFKPQQSYKRCIAETFKDFPPSSLPLIDTLLAIDPVERLTATAALNSEFFTTKPYACDPSSLPKYPPCKEMDAKLRDEEARRLRAAGRANAGVKKARPRDRAARAIPAPEANAELQANLDRRRLITHANAKSKSEKFPPPHQDGTLGYPLGSAHPIDPGYDPPDVPFSTSFSYSNKAPIQTWSGPLIDSSAVGAPRRKKHMSGDGHSHSKSSKKDKNSTRI; encoded by the exons ATGGGGTGTGTGTTTGGGAGAGAGGTTTCAGGGAGACCGGTAGGGAGGGAAGAAAGGAAGAGAGAGGAAATTGGTAGGGTTTCCAAAAGGTCGGAGAAGGGTGAAGAGGTTGTTAGAGATGGAAGTAACAGCCAGAGGGTGGAGGAGGAGAAGGCGGAGGAAGAAGAAGCAGCTGCTGCCGCCGCCTTTGCAGCTAAAGCAAGAGCGAAAAGGAAGTCTTCACGGCCAAATCCACGGCTGAGTAACCCACCCAGGCACGTCCACGGCGAACAAGTCGCCGCCGGCTGGCCATCTTGGCTGTCGAACGTCGCCGGTGAAGCCATCAGCGGCTGGACTCCTCGCCGTGCTGATTCTTTTGAGAAGATTGATAAG ATTGGTCAAGGAACATACAGTAATGTGTACAAAGCTAGGGATACTTTGACTGGGAAGGTTGTTGCATTAAAGAAAGTTCGTTTCGATAATTTGGAGCCGGAAAGTGTTAAGTTCATGGCTAGGGAGATTAAGATTTTACGTCGATTGGATCATCCTAATGTGGTAAAATTAGAAGGATTGGTGACTTCGAGAATGTCATGTAGTTTGTATCTTGTATTTGAGTATATGGAGCACGATTTGGCCGGACTCGCTGCTAGTCCGGCTATAAAGTTCACCGAGTCTCAG GTAAAATGTTATATGCATCAGTTGTTATCGGGGCTCGAACATTGTCACAACCGACATGTATTGCATCGTGATATTAAGGGGTCGAATCTTCTTATTGACAATGGTGGTGTTCTTAAGATAGCGGATTTTGGTTTAGCCTCATTTTTCGATCCTAATCACAAGCAGCCAATGACTAGTAGGGTGGTTACACTTTGGTATCGACCTCCAGAGCTCCTTCTTGGTGCCACCGATTATGGTGTTGGTGTGGATCTCTGGAGTGCTGGCTGCATTCTAGCTGAGTTATTAGCTGGAAGGCCCATCATGCCTGGTCGCACCGAG GTGGAGCAATTACACAAGATATTCAAACTATGCGGCTCTCCTTCAGATGAATATTGGAAAAAGTCAAAGTTGCCACATGCAACCATATTTAAGCCTCAACAATCATATAAACGATGTATAGCTGAAACTTTTAAGGATTTTCCACCATCATCATTGCCTCTGATTGATACTCTTCTTGCAATTGATCCTGTTGAGCGCCTGACAGCTACAGCCGCATTAAATAGTGAA TTCTTCACGACCAAGCCTTATGCTTGTGATCCTTCCAGCCTTCCAAAATACCCACCTTGCAAGGAGATGGATGCTAAGCTACGAGATGAAGAAGCTAGAAG ATTGCGAGCTGCTGGAAGAGCTAATGCTGGAGTGAAGAAAGCTCGTCCACGTGATCGAGCTGCGCGGGCAATTCCTGCTCCAGAAGCAAATGCTGAGCTTCAAGCCAACCTTGAT AGACGACGGTTAATAACACATGCAAATGCCAAAAGCAAGAGTGAGAAATTTCCACCTCCACACCAAGATGGAACTCTTGGTTATCCTTTGGGTTCTGCACATCCGATAGATCCTGGTTATGATCCACCCGATGTTCCGTTTAGTACAAGTTTCTCATATTCAAATAAAGCACCAATCCAGACATGGTCTGGCCCTTTGATCGACTCTTCTGCCGTTGGTGCTCCTAGGAGAAAGAAGCACATGTCAGGTGATGGTCATTCACATTCAAAGTCATCTAAGAAAGACAAGAATTCGACTAGAATATAA